In Aegilops tauschii subsp. strangulata cultivar AL8/78 chromosome 3, Aet v6.0, whole genome shotgun sequence, one genomic interval encodes:
- the LOC120976395 gene encoding uncharacterized protein: protein MSGGGSGAASPEVGSGDEWLRIFDRVAALLPRVEELAADRARSRTRQESSEARENSLHARLLQADASRRRWKAAYTELPPGANPKLAELQENDLVDYKACEGIIYAGGSDPEIQQGGSRNDQQFSQNNEDHEDTARDLRAELNKLKQAYRTMSSKKDREVSELLVVQNFLWNQLRTMDKDNTALLKMKEVEAAQATEAARNKDAEIDRLRAEAANAKTRVLVLEGKLLEMHSLVNEKNDEIQKLKSGQPKSLKCKCASCVSNETSQKRRKLINEMHFGQCTTTKKSKGCNFPGMHPLAKKNQVPLNCWLMLLEHEDFYRYIPQCGDEVMYLPEGHEAYLNGMRLSDSCPCDRIKDLKAVELCRIEGLGYSAYGESCCTLALKFIDDTSSGFGKQFIITLLELADFSDFLVERTRFEATIVQNWTIRDKCKVWCMDDGEGERSWWEGHVLAITPDSPDFPESPWLKYAIQFYDGSDFLYSPWELHAAGPLVPWKHPHIDSSIRNKLLSAMTTLQKMSHKNQDYYGVLKLDTVVGESDFINRFPVQFSIEVIRARLQNDYYRTLDAVQHDATVMLANAKSCFSKSSVMTKKIHRLSEWVNDNIQSL from the exons AtgagcggcggcggctcgggcgcggcCTCGCCGGAGGTCGGGAGCGGCGACGAGTGGCTGCGCATCTTCGACCGGGTCGCGGCGCTGCTGCCGCGGGTCGAGGAGCTCGCCGCGGACCGCGCGCGCAGCAGGACCCGCCAGGAGTCGTCGGAAGCCCGCGAGAACTCCCTCCATGCCCGCCTCCTCCAG GCGGATGCGAGCCGGAGGAGGTGGAAGGCGGCCTACACGGAGCTGCCTCCCGGTGCCAATCCCAAGCTCGCCG AACTTCAAGAAAATGACTTGGTGGATTACAAAGCCTGTGAAGGGATTATTTATGCCGGTGGCTCTGATCCAGAG ATACAACAGGGGGGCTCCAGAAATGACCAACAGTTCAGTCAGAACAACGAGGATCATGAGGACACCGCAAGAGACTTGAGAGCAGAACTAAATAAACTGAAGCAAGCGTACAGGACAATGAGCTCAAAAAAAGATAGGGAGGTTTCTGAACTACTTGTAGTGCAGAATTTCCTGTGGAACCAATTGAGGACAATGGACAAGGACAACACGGCGCTCcttaagatgaaagaagtggagGCAGCTCAAGCTACTGAAGCAGCCCGAAATAAGGATGCTGAGATTGACAGATTGAGAGCAGAGGCTGCTAATGCAAAAACAAGGGTACTGGTTCTTGAGGGTAAGCTGCTGGAAATGCATTCCTTGGTTAACGAGAAGAACGATGAAATACAAAAACTCAAAAGTGGCCAACCTAAGAGTCTGAAGTGCAAATGCGCCTCTTGTGTATCAAAT GAGACTAGTCAAAAGCGCAGGAAGCTTATCAATGAGATGCATTTTGGACAGTGCACG ACTACAAAAAAAAGCAAGGGTTGCAACTTCCCTGGTATGCATCCATTGGCAAAAAAGAACCAAGTACCGTTGAATTGTTGGTTGATGCTGTTAGAGCATGAAGATTTTTACCGTTATATTCCTCAGTGTGGTGATGAGGTTATGTACTTGCCAGAG GGCCATGAAGCATATCTTAATGGAATGCGGTTATCTGATAGTTGCCCATGTGATCGGATCAAAGACCTTAAAGCTGTAGAGCTTTGTAGAATTGAGGGTCTTGGTTATTCAGCTTATGGTGAAAGCTGTTGTACATTAGCACTTAAATTCATTGATGACACTTCAAGCGGATTTGGCAAACAGTTTATAATCACATTGCTTGAGCTGGCTGACTTTTCTGATTTTCTTGTGGAAAGAACACGGTTTGAAGCTACTATTGTGCAGAACTGGACTATCAGAGATAAGTGCAAAGTTTGGTGCATGGATGATGGAGAGGGAGAACGAAGTTGGTGGGAGGGACATGTGTTGGCAATAACACCTGATTCGCCTGATTTTCCTGAGAGTCCATGGCTTAAATATGCTATACAGTTTTATGATGGTTCTGACTTTCTGTATAGCCCCTGGGAGCTCCATGCTGCTGGCCCATTGGTTCCATGGAAACATCCACATATTGATTCCAGTATCAGGAATAAACTGTTATCAGCAATGACCACTTTACAGAAAATGTCTCACAAAAACCAG GATTACTATGGTGTTCTGAAGTTGGATACTGTTGTAGGAGAATCAGATTTCATAAACAG GTTTCCTGTCCAGTTTTCCATCGAGGTGATCAGGGCAAGACTGCAGAACGATTACTACAGAACTCTGGATGCTGTCCAACATGATGCGACTGTGATGCTTGCCAATGCCAAGTCTTGCTTCTCAAAGAGCTCTGTAATGACCAAAAAGATCCACAGGCTATCAGAGTGGGTCAATGATAACATTCAATCGCTGTAG
- the LOC109769468 gene encoding F-box protein KIB4-like, protein METCSLARIIKLQDLVAMYRQKLCSLVFRSLPRLLLGFPPSSIRKFFRDEHVHVALAETKMVATLPELPQDILMVIFAALEIPDLMRAGSVCSSWHSAYAELRSLGKYKQGQTPCLVYSSESDPDDVLSLYSLAEKKSYKLSLPQPPIRSRYLIGSSHGWLVTVDERSDMHLLNPITCEQIALPSVSTIEHLKPIFDEYGDVCKYEMSGHSGSHNSYNPPFIFALAELRDRLQWKAFVFPDTSTGSYIVVLIHNPQAQLSFAKAGDDKWTWLPPHYLHEDCMYKDGILYAVNTKGEIHAFDLSGPVVTVKTIITAPEHYDCDSRYIVQAPWGSLLLVFRIVHDHDLEYEYWKTTETKICEIDALWNKIELTNCLRDHVLFLGHNLSLCLSADEYPALKANCSYFTDDNFLWTVGYKNNHRDVGILKLNDKSREEFVSPQLWSNCPAPMWITPDLRKINAMGSMSQQL, encoded by the coding sequence ATGGAGACCTGTAGCTTAGCCAGGATAATCAAATTGCAAGACCTAGTAGCTATGTACCGGCAGAAGTTGTGTTCTCTAGTCTTCAGATCTTTGCCCAGGCTGCTGCTAGGCTTCCCTCCCAGCTCAATCaggaaattcttcagagatgaACATGTTCATGTGGCACTGGCAGAGACCAAGATGGTGGCCACATTGCCGGAGCTGCCGCAGGACATCTTGATGGTTATCTTTGCCGCTCTCGAGATCCCCGACCTCATGCGCGCTGGCTCCGTCTGTTCATCCTGGCACTCCGCATACGCCGAGCTACGCAGCCTTGGGAAGTACAAGCAGGGCCAGACGCCTTGTCTGGTCTATAGCTCTGAATCTGATCCTGATGATGTTTTGTCCCTCTACAGCCTTGCCGAGAAGAAGTCCTACAAGTTATCTCTGCCGCAGCCACCTATCCGCAGCAGGTATTTGATTGGGTCCTCGCATGGCTGGCTTGTTACCGTCGACGAGAGGTCTGACATGCACCTTCTGAATCCAATCACCTGTGAACAGATTGCTCTCCCTTCAGTGTCCACCATTGAGCATTTGAAGCCCATATTTGATGAGTATGGTGATGTCTGCAAGTATGAGATGTCAGGGCACAGTGGATCGCACAACAGTTATAATCCGCCATTCATCTTTGCTCTTGCCGAGCTGAGGGATAGACTCCAGTGGAAGGCGTTTGTATTTCCTGATACATCCACAGGAAGCTACATTGTGGTGCTCATCCACAACCCACAAGCTCAGCTCTCATTTGCAAAGGCAGGTGATGATAAGTGGACCTGGCTACCGCCTCATTATCTTCATGAGGACTGCATGTACAAGGATGGCATATTGTATGCAGTGAATACAAAAGGAGAAATCCACGCTTTCGATCTTAGTGGCCCTGTGGTCACTGTAAAGACGATTATAACGGCACCTGAGCATTATGATTGTGATAGCAGGTATATCGTTCAAGCTCCATGGGGCAGTCTGCTACTTGTGTTCAGAATAGTTCATGACCATGATTTAGAATATGAGTACTGGAAGACTACAGAAACTAAAATATGCGAGATTGATGCTCTATGGAATAAAATTGAGCTAACCAATTGCTTGCGTGACCATGTATTATTTCTTGGTCATAACCTATCGCTATGCCTCAGTGCTGATGAATATCCTGCTCTCAAGGCAAATTGTTCCTATTTTACGGACGATAATTTTCTGTGGACAGTGGGATATAAGAATAACCATCGTGATGTGGGAATTCTTAAGTTGAATGATAAGAGCAGGGAAGAATTTGTGTCTCCTCAGCTTTGGTCCAACTGTCCGGCTCCAATGTGGATTACTCCTGATCTTAGAAAGATCAACGCGATGGGCTCAATGAGCCAACAACTCTGA